One window from the genome of Neospora caninum Liverpool complete genome, chromosome VI encodes:
- a CDS encoding Os08g0464000 protein, related produces MATEIHVEEVFAVPAHVLYEAFLDSHQMTRVGLGAPAEIMLYKWQFAGAFEYALSWNAQDPKVGGNFSWMNKGIEGEVTALTTNKEIQMKWRFAEWEAGVYSNVKITFDAEDCDTTRVIIEQSGIPLTDKFQNGNCDVRVREGWRQHIIDRFEKVLGYPRQK; encoded by the exons ATGGCAACCGAAATTCACGTCGAAGAAGTATTCGCTGTACCCGCCCACGTCCTCTACGAGGCATTCCTCGATTCTCACCAGATGACCCGAGTGGGGTTGGGCGCCCCGGCTGAGATT ATGCTGTATAAATGGCAATTTGCAGGAGCCTTTGAATATGCCCTCTCTTGGAATGCACAGGATCCTAAAGTAGGAGGCAATTTCTCGTGGATGAACAAAGGCATTGAGGGCGAAGTAACGGCGCTGACAACAAACAAGGAAATCCAAATGAAGTGGAGATT CGCAGAGTGGGAAGCAGGCGTCTACTCCAACGTCAAGATTACATTCGACGCTGAAGATTGTGACACGACTCGTGTAATCATTGAACAAAGTGGGATTCCACTCACGGACAAATTCCAAAATG GCAACTGCGACGTGCGAGTGCGGGAAGGCTGGCGACAACACATCATCGACCGATTCGAAAAAGTGTTGGGATATCCGCGTCAGAAGTGA